In the genome of Drosophila yakuba strain Tai18E2 chromosome 3R, Prin_Dyak_Tai18E2_2.1, whole genome shotgun sequence, one region contains:
- the LOC6538452 gene encoding superoxide dismutase [Cu-Zn], chloroplastic isoform X2, with protein sequence MLIKLILALVIGYGGIFAPGSAQNLLDRLRPVNMTRFDDGIKVVSGTKVKRYERLTVPLGGPVGIPGPAGLLGPLLPPQPSYLGYTYLVPQWQAGSKLVGDGEGAGVAGMVSFVQLPYNSDIRVTINVTGLPPGKHALHIHTFGDLSDGCKSTGGQFPNNFLGNVDTKDDGSISAVFQSIYLQLFGINGIVGRSIVIHSKAIDLNTALNAEVFSSSLQAMPNPLAYQNEENSLGAAIACGVISLMSTAASASGMTTAAPAAPAMENPEI encoded by the exons ATGCTCATTAAACTGATACTCGCGTTGGTAATTGGCTATGGCGGCATTTTTGCGCCTGGCAGTGCACAAAATCTGTTGGATCGACTGCGTCCGGTGAATATGACCCGCTTCGATGACGGCATTAAGGTGGTGTCCGGCACCAAAGTGAAGCGGTACGAACGGCTGACGGTTCCGCTGGGAGGTCCTGTGGGCATTCCAGGACCAGCTGGACTTTTGGGACCTCTACTGCCACCACAGCCATCGTATTTGGGTTACACCTAT TTGGTGCCTCAGTGGCAGGCGGGTTCCAAACTGGTGGGCGATGGGGAAGGAGCGGGCGTGGCCGGAATGGTGTCCTTTGTACAGCTACCCTACAACTCGGACATTAGGGTGACGATCAATGTGACTGGATTGCCGCCCGGCAAACATGCCCTGCACATTCACACCTTCGGAGATCTCAGCGATGGTTGCAAGTCCACTGGCGGGCAGTTTCCCAATAACTTT CTCGGTAATGTGGACACCAAGGATGATGGCAGCATCTCGGCGGTGTTCCAGAGCATTTACCTGCAATTGTTTGGCATCAATGGCATCGTTGGACGGTCCATAGTGATACACAGCAAGGCCATCGATCTGAATACCGCTCTAAATGCAGAGGTCTTCTCCTCCTCCCTTCAGGCGATGCCAAATCCGCTGGCCTATCAGAACGAGGAGAACTCACTGGGTGCTGCCATCGCCTGTGGGGTAATTAGTCTTATGAGCACAGCAGCCAGTGCGTCAGGTATGACAACAGCTGCCCCAGCAGCACCTGCAATGGAAAACCCAGAGATTTAA
- the LOC6538452 gene encoding superoxide dismutase [Cu-Zn], chloroplastic isoform X1 produces MLIKLILALVIGYGGIFAPGSAQNLLDRLRPVNMTRFDDGIKVVSGTKVKRYERLTVPLGGPVGIPGPAGLLGPLLPPQPSYLGYTYQLVPQWQAGSKLVGDGEGAGVAGMVSFVQLPYNSDIRVTINVTGLPPGKHALHIHTFGDLSDGCKSTGGQFPNNFLGNVDTKDDGSISAVFQSIYLQLFGINGIVGRSIVIHSKAIDLNTALNAEVFSSSLQAMPNPLAYQNEENSLGAAIACGVISLMSTAASASGMTTAAPAAPAMENPEI; encoded by the exons ATGCTCATTAAACTGATACTCGCGTTGGTAATTGGCTATGGCGGCATTTTTGCGCCTGGCAGTGCACAAAATCTGTTGGATCGACTGCGTCCGGTGAATATGACCCGCTTCGATGACGGCATTAAGGTGGTGTCCGGCACCAAAGTGAAGCGGTACGAACGGCTGACGGTTCCGCTGGGAGGTCCTGTGGGCATTCCAGGACCAGCTGGACTTTTGGGACCTCTACTGCCACCACAGCCATCGTATTTGGGTTACACCTAT CAGTTGGTGCCTCAGTGGCAGGCGGGTTCCAAACTGGTGGGCGATGGGGAAGGAGCGGGCGTGGCCGGAATGGTGTCCTTTGTACAGCTACCCTACAACTCGGACATTAGGGTGACGATCAATGTGACTGGATTGCCGCCCGGCAAACATGCCCTGCACATTCACACCTTCGGAGATCTCAGCGATGGTTGCAAGTCCACTGGCGGGCAGTTTCCCAATAACTTT CTCGGTAATGTGGACACCAAGGATGATGGCAGCATCTCGGCGGTGTTCCAGAGCATTTACCTGCAATTGTTTGGCATCAATGGCATCGTTGGACGGTCCATAGTGATACACAGCAAGGCCATCGATCTGAATACCGCTCTAAATGCAGAGGTCTTCTCCTCCTCCCTTCAGGCGATGCCAAATCCGCTGGCCTATCAGAACGAGGAGAACTCACTGGGTGCTGCCATCGCCTGTGGGGTAATTAGTCTTATGAGCACAGCAGCCAGTGCGTCAGGTATGACAACAGCTGCCCCAGCAGCACCTGCAATGGAAAACCCAGAGATTTAA